The genomic window GCGGAGGACCTTTCAGCGTAAACGCTGTCTATCACTACCCTGACCTAGCCGACCCGATGACGATTGCCTGTTTCACAGACGGGACAGATGAAGGGGTGGCGGAGTTTGCCGCCGCAGAGTTGGCAAATCGACAATGATGGGTTCGCCCCACACAACGGACATAGGCCCCTTGTCACTTCTTGAAAACCGGACGCTCATGCTGTGCGCAGCATCAGTCAAGATGAGCTCAAAGCAGACCTTTGGACCAAAAGAGCTTTGGGTTACGATGAGGTGCCACACAAAGGGGGCAACATGACGTCCAAAACTTCTGTAATCTTGTATCGCACTTTTCTCTTCATCATGATGGTATCGGGCAGTTTTCTGATCCGACAGTCATATGATGAACATGCCAAATGGACAGAATATGTAGGTTTGGGTGACCTTTCAGGCGCTGAGGCCTACGAGGTAGGGTTTTGGCTTTCCGCAATACCAGGATTTTCGTCGCTGATAATAGGCGCATTTTTTATTGGTGTTCATGCATCAAAAGTCAGGGCTTGATGCGCCAGCTAAAGTTACTTTGACGTCTGAGTTGCGGACTTTGCTGCCAATGGGCCAATGTCTCCTATCGGTAAATTCTCTGGTTTCAGCGACTTCTTGAGCGATGGGCTGCGCTCAACTTTCTGAGGCAATTGTTGAGCATTGCGCACTCTTCGTCGCTCAGCCCGTTCATCAAGGTCATCAGAATTTGTGTCCGTTCTTCGCAGCTTTCTACAAGGATGGTCTGACCCGTTTCGGTCACGGATAGTCTAGGTGTCCGACGATCCCCTTTATCACTGTGTTTTTCGACCCAGCCACGCGCTTCGAGTGTGTTGACCAGACGGCTCATGGTCGGGCGACTGACGCCTTCATGGCTGGCAAGCAGATGGAGACGGTCCTTTCCAAACTCCGAGATGGCAGCGATTGCGGAAAGCTGTTGGCCTGTGGCCCCCGCACGTTGTTCGATCTGTCGCATCGTACGGTCCAGCATTGGCAAAACCTGATGCAACGCTTGCGCGGCGAAAAATTTACTGGGGTTCATGTCAGTCATTAGCTATACTAACGACAATCGCTGCAGGAGAGCAAGTCATGGAAATTCATAAGGGCCGATTGGTCGATCATATCCACCTTAGAGCGTTTTGCGTTTAATTGGTTCCATATCCTGCGGCTTTGAAGAAGTTGAAGCCTTCTTCGTCCGTGAAGAGATCGCACACTTGACCGACCGCGTTCCATAACGCGTCATATGTTCTTGCTGCGGCTTTTCGGATCAGCGTTTTGAGCTTTGAGAAAGCCATCTCTATGGGGTTGAGATCGGGCGAGTATGGCGGCAAGAACAAGAACCACGCACCGACATCGCGCAACATTTCGGCGGCCCGCGCACTTTTGTGGCTGGAAAGGTTGTCCAGGATGATCACGTCCCCCTTGCTCAGGGTCGGTGCGAGTTGGGTTTCGACGTAGGTATCGAATGTCACGCGGTTCATGGCACCGTCGATGACCCATGGCGCGTCCAGCCTGTTATGTCGCAACGCCGCGACAAAGGTTTGCGTGCGCCAGTGCCCGAAAGGCGCGTGATCGACCAGCCGCTGACCGCGCGGTGCCCAGCCGGTCGTCTTGGCCATGTTGGTTTTCAGCCAGGTTTCGTCAATGAAGCCAATACGTTCCAGCATATGTGCCATGAACGGCTGGCTGTGTGTGATCCAGATATGCCTTTGCCGGGCAACCTTGGCACGCTTCTGCTCAAGAGCTTGCAGGTCTTTTTTTATGCGTCAGCCCGAGCCGCTGAAAAAGTCGCCAGACCGAGCTAAAGCACCCTGCCTTAAACTTGACTCACAAATACCCTGCCACGCTTCGCGTTCCCGGGACATTTGTGATGTGCGATGTCTCAGGTTTAAGGCAGCATGCTGTAGGAGCGACAGACACGCCGCGCTCTGCCTGTAAACGCGCCGCCATTTCGTCAAGCGTGATCTCGCCTTTGGCGTCCACCTGCGCGCGCACCCAATCTTTGTGAGGCGTCAGCTTGCCGATACCGCGATGACCCTGGCGTGTCGGCGCAAGCGATC from Rhodophyticola sp. CCM32 includes these protein-coding regions:
- a CDS encoding IS630 family transposase → MKKDLQALEQKRAKVARQRHIWITHSQPFMAHMLERIGFIDETWLKTNMAKTTGWAPRGQRLVDHAPFGHWRTQTFVAALRHNRLDAPWVIDGAMNRVTFDTYVETQLAPTLSKGDVIILDNLSSHKSARAAEMLRDVGAWFLFLPPYSPDLNPIEMAFSKLKTLIRKAAARTYDALWNAVGQVCDLFTDEEGFNFFKAAGYGTN
- a CDS encoding MarR family winged helix-turn-helix transcriptional regulator, giving the protein MTDMNPSKFFAAQALHQVLPMLDRTMRQIEQRAGATGQQLSAIAAISEFGKDRLHLLASHEGVSRPTMSRLVNTLEARGWVEKHSDKGDRRTPRLSVTETGQTILVESCEERTQILMTLMNGLSDEECAMLNNCLRKLSAAHRSRSR
- a CDS encoding transposase; translated protein: MGKPHPMELRQRVVAHVEAGNTHHSAATRFDVSVKFVNDMVKLKRGTGSLAPTRQGHRGIGKLTPHKDWVRAQVDAKGEITLDEMAARLQAERGVSVAPTACCLKPETSHITNVPGTRSVAGYL